In Plasmodium gaboni strain SY75 chromosome 11, whole genome shotgun sequence, the following proteins share a genomic window:
- a CDS encoding putative mitochondrial rpoD precursor, whose translation MKYLLRNHKINIQKICEVLFKRYFLTNHFYVGNFCEYIKLQQDNILFKKKQIYFLSTCKENDCDNERVNLHVSEKEEENNIKNILNNEDHYKNSLTKKKQENVIKKERDIINILEKVIKNEKNILITPQNIVELLQAYSKYKYYNEDIIKLIIVYMKYNMNKFSLIKLCVCLNYFVNLNIKNEPSFNNIISNIIMKKIKDDEYMDLYALCMLIKYILNKNIKDINLIYMLIRITKRKISEELYNIYDVYNLILSFLNIHTNIINPRAYENKQKKINNINIKSNNNNNNNNNNNNNNNNNNNNNNNNNNNNNNNSYCDNRVGGSYNSYINKCDNPIDYHINPFKLYQSEEYNHSYNNSNPYDIYEDTKKINEENIHNMLHIYINSNNKNNNDIILMLHNLKSNISLKSFTFKMYMNNDDETKLYSHFLKQIDFKKEIQPQYIALLLINIMKFIKNCQISHQLFLHIINNLHIHIKNVLMNTKQHEMNKYKLYCDEIKIKKKKKELFLFNNNINRFCVQQKESLENIYSDKNINSDKNVNSDKNIKSDKNVNSHKNFNSHKNINNHNNIKSDKNINIHKNIKKKFYENGDMFNINKNIERSKQDPYEFAHTYQCEENIKNMTAQNKSRKHFNIQEIGLIFEFYTSMINYLKESKRDSCPNDDRHPFYISNKNNFMSHIEGIYNNKGSVEGENIFTDNVNMNERNNIQNNNLNIFKNNNTYNFYDQLILHFDLFKLYINILKKCLYLYSLYKQEEIKKKKFKYNSDDINIITYCKVFKGFVEIYNKNNFIDKEIFFSFFEEYFLIQKKEKKLCLNEICDILKIIYTCNNTDLLDILYNNRESKFLFI comes from the coding sequence atgAAATACCTACTAAGGAAccataaaataaatattcagAAAATCTGTGAAGTTTTATTTAAACGATATTTTTTAACGAATCATTTCTATGTTGGTAATTTTtgtgaatatataaaattacaacaagataatatattatttaaaaagaaacaaatatatttcctAAGTACTTGTAAAGAAAATGATTGTGATAATGAACGTGTTAATCTTCATGTGAGTGAGAAAGAAGAAgagaataatataaaaaacattttGAATAATGAAGACCATTATAAGAATTCtttaacaaaaaaaaaacaagaaaatgttataaaaaaggaaagagacattattaatatattagaaaaagTTATTaagaatgaaaaaaatatattgattaCACCTCAGAATATAGTTGAATTATTACAAGCTTAtagtaaatataaatattataatgaagatattataaaattaataatagtttatatgaaatataatatgaataaattttctttgataaaattatgtgtttgtttaaattattttgttaatttaaatataaaaaatgaaccttcttttaataatattatttctaatattattatgaaaaaaataaaagatgaTGAATATATGGATTTGTATGCATTGTGTatgttaataaaatatatattaaataaaaatataaaagatattaatttaatttatatgttgATCAGAATAacaaaaaggaaaatatcagaagaattatataatatatatgacgtatataatttaatattgtcttttttaaatatacatacGAATATAATTAATCCAAGAGCATATgaaaataaacaaaaaaaaataaacaacATTAACATTAAAAgcaacaacaataataataataataataataataataataataataataataataataacaataataataataataataataataataataataatagttaTTGTGATAACCGTGTGGGGGGTTCATATAACAgttacataaataaatgtgATAATCCAATTGATTATCATATAAACCcatttaaattatatcaATCAGAGGAATATAATCATTCTTACAATAATTCTAATCcatatgatatatatgaagatacaaaaaaaataaatgaagaaaatattcACAATATgctacatatatatattaattctaataacaaaaataataatgatattattttaatgctacataatttaaaaagtaatatatcACTAAAATCTTTTACatttaaaatgtatatgaacaatgatgatgaaacaaaattatattcacattttttaaaacaaatagattttaaaaaagaaatacaACCACAATATATAGCTCTTCttcttataaatataatgaagTTTATAAAGAATTGTCAAATTTCACACCAATTATTTTTACacattataaataatcttcatatacatattaaaaatgttcTAATGAATACAAAACAACATGAAATGAACAAATACAAACTGTATTGtgatgaaataaaaataaaaaaaaaaaaaaaagaattatttttatttaataataatatcaatagGTTTTGTGTGCAACAAAAGGAATCattagaaaatatttacagtgataaaaatattaacagtgataaaaatgttaacagtgataaaaatattaaaagtgataaaaatgttaacagtcataaaaattttaacagtcataaaaatattaacaatcataataatattaaaagtgataaaaatattaacattcataaaaatattaaaaaaaaattttatgaaaatggtgatatgtttaatattaataaaaatatagaaagATCAAAACAAGATCCTTACGAATTTGCTCACACATATCAATgtgaagaaaatataaaaaatatgacGGCACAAAATAAATCAAGAAAACACTTTAATATTCAAGAAATTGGATTAATATTCGAATTTTATACTTCtatgataaattatttaaaagaaagTAAAAGAGATAGTTGTCCAAATGATGATAGACACCCTTTCTATATTTCtaacaaaaataatttcatGTCACATATTGAAGgaatttataataacaaaGGAAGTGTGGAAGGAgagaatatttttacagATAATGTGAACATGAATGAAAGGAATAATATAcagaataataatttaaatatttttaaaaataataatacatataatttttatgatcAGTTAATTTTACACTTTGATTTGttcaaattatatataaacatattaaaGAAGTGCCTTTActtatattcattatataaacaagaagaaattaaaaaaaaaaaatttaaatacaatagtgatgatattaatataattacataCTGTAAAGTATTTAAAGGATTTGTagaaatttataataaaaataatttcataGATAAAgagatatttttttcattttttgaagaatattttttaatacaaaaaaaagaaaaaaaattatgtcTGAATGAAATATGTGATATcttaaaaattatatatacatgtaaTAACACAGATCTTTtagatattttatataataatagaGAAAGcaaatttttatttatca
- a CDS encoding putative serpentine receptor — MIKIIIGIIGYYIVYSSYHIYENIKIPIFNHHNVIKNNEGHKKEQTVMPKEGNKRYSTNEEEEEYLNKPFKNILKKDDIIDYHLYFSCEEDIDINKHIQDKYLENDEKFISVYKILNGRYNWNNNVDLLEEKRKKNIFFFLFENIYPSFDIKIPQELIDQRKDIYLHILTYVNKELYRYGSKTVVITKRKKKRKSQGKKRFLWKGLIDEEEEEDIEDDDEKEDIEGGDEMEDIEDDEEMDDIEDDDEMEDIEDDDEKTNKQDSYEKGGSNKVYKNISKNKQNNKYPSDKRDIKYNNNNNNKKNNFIKSNEKMLNIDKKKKRKDFLFYIPKKIRFGPVIEYNDFHISNLGFFSNMFIDKDTNTYLLPLYVNNHLTPDDEYRMIKMKNSDDMMKKKLKKKRSSEDDNKDNITNEYNNLKKKNYLEIYDLSKMTYEIKNDMNPLKNELMEYRINIEYVPINYNYYNLLNMLKFNVEYVKKKYNFISFDMDSISTFLCSDIICSMIIYILCFIYIIIEVSYLLFDIKCWKRWNSLYTFTYSNDIIMNITLLFFILLYLRNINYGRVIMIYYIMKMMVLIFKIINNYDICILNDYPYICINKKCITNMNERIIINDEFEKKIKNKINIFMIFII, encoded by the coding sequence atgattaaaattattatagGTATAATAGgttattatattgtataCAGCTCTTAccatatatatgaaaatattaagaTCCCAATATTTAATCATCataatgttataaaaaataatgaaggTCATAAAAAAGAGCAAACGGTTATGCCCAAGGAGGgtaataaaagatatagTACTAACGAAGAAGAAGAggaatatttaaataagccttttaagaatatattaaaaaaagatgatataattgattatcatttatatttttcttgtgaagaagatatagatataaataaacatatcCAAGACAAATATTTagaaaatgatgaaaaatttatcagtgtgtataaaatattgaaTGGTAGATATAACTGGAATAATAATGTAGATTTGTTAGAAGAAAAACGaaagaagaatatatttttttttctgtttgaaaatatatatccatCTTTTGATATTAAAATACCCCAAGAGTTAATTGATCAAAGGAAAGATATTTATTTGCATATCTTGACTTATGttaataaagaattatatagGTATGGTTCAAAAACGGTTGTTATAACTAAgaggaaaaaaaagagaaaatCACAAGGTAAGAAAAGATTTTTGTGGAAGGGTCTTATTGATGAGGAGGAAGAAGAAGATATAGAAGATGATGACGAAAAGGAAGATATAGAAGGTGGTGACGAAATGGAAGATATAgaagatgatgaagaaaTGGATGATATAgaagatgatgatgaaaTGGAAGATATAGAAGATGATGACgaaaaaacaaacaaaCAAGACAGTTATGAAAAAGGCGGATCAAATAAGGtttataagaatatatcaaagaataaacaaaataataagtaTCCAAGTGATAAAAGagatataaaatataacaataataataataataagaagaataattttataaaaagtaatgaaaaaatgttgaatattgataaaaagaaaaaaagaaaagattttttattttatattcctaaaaaaataagattCGGACCAGTTATAGAATATAACGATTTCCATATTAGTAATTTAGGTTTTTTTTCAAACATGTTTATAGATAAAGATACGAATACATATTTGTTACCTTTATATGTGAATAATCATTTAACACCTGATGATGAGTATCGAATGATTAAGATGAAAAATTCTGATGAtatgatgaagaagaaaCTAAAAAAGAAGCGATCATCAgaagatgataataaagacaatataacaaatgagtataataatttaaaaaaaaagaattatttaGAAATTTATGACTTATCAAAGATGACatatgaaattaaaaatgatatgaatccattaaaaaatgaattaatGGAATACagaataaatatagaatatgtgcctataaattataattattataatttattgaatatgttaaaatttaatgttgaatatgtaaaaaagaaatataattttatatcatttgaTATGGATAGTATAAGTACATTTTTATGTTCTGATATAATATGTAgtatgataatatatatattatgttttatttatataataatagaagtaagttatttattatttgatataaaaTGTTGGAAACGTTGGAACAGTTTATATACTTTTACATATAGTAATGACATAATTATGAATATCAcattacttttttttatattattatatttaagaaatataaattatggTAGGgttattatgatatattatataatgaagatgatggtattaatatttaaaataataaataattatgatatatgTATATTGAATGATTatccatatatatgtataaataaaaagtgtataacaaatatgaatgaaagaataataataaatgacgagtttgaaaaaaaaataaaaaataaaataaatatatttatgatctttattattat
- a CDS encoding hypothetical protein (conserved Plasmodium protein, unknown function), whose protein sequence is MIDEEKKIKIEINNINTIILDILCIEAIRKIKFILHILNELLKKKKNILHVYITNKIDHLSTHKKQRQIFQSLQNKIELCENESQYNLIQKEIDEYINSLSETNEILCQNSPTDRNIKENRNKIIEDGSLLLNIFRKMKKKQFSSILNELEKFKDEQNLLINLNQNVYHKKQIINILKEEIKEQMENTKRKRINIENKIKEIEKRKKIFFVKFMLYYIYKKEYVHASVAHYNRNMDFKENAVTKSNENMETELKAYDDINDFIKSFLNKRNDNLQNIHDELIEYYEKEKDHKNAQLDKIKKEIEYSREIIELKKKKIIKYDEINKEREKVEKIKMKKEIENKEFLKKYNECILFLQDVGRNKIKAYDEKMKRKKKTKKKKK, encoded by the exons atgattgATGAAGAGAAAAAGATTAAAATcgaaataaataatattaacaCCATAAttttagatatattatgtatagAAGCCATACgtaaaataaaattcaTCTTACACATCCTAAATGaacttttaaaaaaaaaaaaaaatatattacatgtatatataactaATAAAATTGATCATTTATCAACACACAAGAAACAACGACAAAT aTTTCAGTCcttacaaaataaaattgaaTTATGTGAAAATGAATCtcaatataatttaatacaaaaagaaatagatgaatatattaattcttTAAGTGAAACCAATGAAATTTTATGTCAGAATTCTCCGACCGACAGGAACATAAAA GAGAACcgaaataaaataattgaGGACGGTAGtcttcttttaaatatttttagaaaaatgaaaaagaaacaaTTTTCTTCCATACTTAATGAGTTGGAAAAATTTAAAGATGAACAAAATTTACTTATCAAC CTTAATCAAAATGTTTATCATAAAAAACAAATCATCAATATTTTAAAGGAGGAAATAAAAGAACAAATGGAAAATACAAAGAggaaaagaataaatatagaaaacaaaataaaagaaatagaaaaaagaaagaaaatattttttgtgAAATTCATgctttattatatatataaaaaagaatatgtTCATGCGAGTGTTGCACATTATAATAGAAATATGGACTTTAAAGAAAATGCTGTCACTAAAtcaaatgaaaatatgGAAACTGAGTTAAAGGCATATGATGACATTAATGATTTTATTAAATCCTTTctaaataaaagaaatgaCAAC TTACAAAATATTCATGACGAGTTAATTGAATATTATGAGAAAGAAAAAGACCATAAAAATGCACAGCtagataaaataaaaaaagagatAGAATATTCCAGGGAAATTATTgaattaaagaaaaaaaaaatc AttaaatatgatgaaataaataaagaaagagaaaaagtggaaaaaataaaaatgaaaaaagaaattgaaaataaagaatttcttaaaaaatataatgagtgtattttatttttacaagATGTTggaagaaataaaataaaggcatatgatgaaaagatgaaaagaaaaaaaaagacgaaaaaaaagaaaaaatga
- a CDS encoding hypothetical protein (conserved Plasmodium protein, unknown function), with protein sequence MGMLKKIGCFLFENNTLPTINTFIILDIILRILKIRGNKKEEKIKKNNKKKKKKLKRALLLTNKTLIDIFPPDYDFILNFLNNSLYKKDDNNNNDNIWTVNKIKNSKNLYRNYKDDKKYNIKNNNENEEKNCVYTNENNISSNDMYNKHVCNLKNDNNTNHRFDNLHITIDELKDILNYIHIKYIDEENYLINLLYKLNKHTKYNIIVINISFFFIKDEKKIKIFLDYILSSTYKNMTKELTIKNNDKNNYDHKNEYLSNTNNVIYSNIETEISDRPFYKNILNIYFHYSYFINFFQYLNTVNHFTLTSHNIKKIQTNKQKKKKTNKKKNNNKNNNNNNNNNKNNNNNNNKNNNNNNKIYHNNNIISESPNKCNTISYRHHFDDHQKYNYVERKNKRSYFTYLLRQNHSANLNTEHITHDKKKKIKMEQEQEQEEKYEYNENNNNLNDNNQNNSCYNNICNNNDLSNVLSSYQNQNNFLSNKLKSNKQINVIEKNIEEESTKGCLSIHSIKLKKIKNKIKTNLYLFDMIPKSNIYKKMYMDIILMNFNHLYVISRNI encoded by the coding sequence ATGGGTATGTTAAAAAAGATTGGCTGTTTTTTGTTTGAAAATAACACCCTGCCGACTATCAACACGTTCATAATTCTGGACATAATTTTAAGGATATTAAAAATTCGAGggaataaaaaagaagaaaaaataaaaaagaacaataaaaaaaaaaaaaaaaaattgaaaagagctttattattaacaaataaaactttaatagatatatttCCACCAGATTATGATTTCATATTAaactttttaaataattccttatataaaaaggatgataataataataatgataatatttggactgtgaataaaataaagaattctaaaaatttatatagaaattataaagatgataaaaaatataatataaaaaataataatgaaaatgaagaaaaaaattgtgtatatacaaatgagaataatatatcttctaatgatatgtataataaacatgtttgtaatttaaaaaatgataataatacaaatcATAGATTTGATAATCTTCATATAACTATCGATgaattaaaagatattttaaattatatacatattaaatatattgatgaagaaaattatttaataaatttattatataaattaaataaacatacaaaatataatattatagtaataaatattagtttcttttttataaaagatgaaaaaaaaatcaaaatatttttagattatatattatcatctacttataaaaatatgacAAAAGAACTTACAATCAAAAAcaatgataaaaataattatgatcataaaaatgaatatttgTCTAATACTAATAATGTTATTTATTCTAATATAGAAACTGAAATATCTGATCGtcctttttataaaaatattttaaatatttattttcattattcttattttattaatttctttCAATACCTCAACACGGTTAACCATTTCACCTTAACAAgtcataatattaaaaaaatacaaacaaacaaacaaaaaaaaaaaaaaacaaacaaaaaaaaaaacaataacaaaaacaataacaataacaataacaataacaaaaacaataacaataacaataacaaaaacaataacaataacaataaaatttatcataataataatattatatctgAATCTCCAAACAAATGTAACACCATTTCTTATCGTCATCATTTTGATGATcatcaaaaatataattatgtagaaagaaaaaataaaagaagttatttcacatatttattaagGCAAAATCATAGTGCTAATTTAAATACTGAACACATAACAcatgataaaaaaaaaaaaattaaaatggAACAGGAACAGGAACAggaagaaaaatatgaatataatgaaaacaacaataatttaaatgataataatcaaaataatagttgttataataatatctgtaataataatgatttatCTAATGTTTTATCATCCTATCAAAATCAAAACAATTTCttatcaaataaattaaaatcaaataaacaaataaatgttatagaaaaaaatatagaagaAGAATCTACCAAGGGTTGCTTATCAATACATTcaataaaattaaaaaaaattaaaaataaaataaaaactaACTTATATTTGTTTGATATGATTCCAAAATctaatatttataaaaaaatgtatatggatattatattaatgaattttaatcatttatatgttatatcaaggaatatataa